The following proteins are co-located in the Salvelinus fontinalis isolate EN_2023a chromosome 41, ASM2944872v1, whole genome shotgun sequence genome:
- the LOC129840431 gene encoding homeobox protein PKNOX1-like isoform X2 — protein sequence MMEAQSASLDEYPEVDQVLVQMRVGADAEGDPEQSLTEGSEGGAGSPSAMQPQTPMDTDKQAIYRHPLFPLLALLFEKCEQSTQSSDCVSSASFNVDIENFVRSQKKEGKGFFCDDPDVDNLMVKAIQVLRIHLLELEKVSDLCKDFCSRYIACLRTKMNSETLLSGGDTDSPCSPVQIQTSSPLTGTLSPQGIVMSASALQQGNVTLTTVNSAGQVLAGGTVYQPITVVTPQGQVVGQAISPQTIRINNTQLQLQLNQDLSSFFTQEDSSSKSNKRGVLPKSATNIMRTWLFQHIGHPYPTEDEKKQLAIQTNLTLLQVNNWFINARRRILQPMMDSSASDAPKSRKRTPQSRPTQRFWPMANNIASAGVGQEVAMDDDVTMVTMGMSVDELQTLTSDSATLAMQQVMMGGHSEEEDGESEEEEEEEEEEEEEEGGDMAGLE from the exons ATGATGGAAGCCCAGTCGGCATCTCTAGATGAGTACCCGGAGGTGGATCAG GTCTTGGTGCAGATGCGCGTGGGAGCGGATGCCGAGGGGGATCCGGAGCAGAGTCTGACCGAGGGAAGCGAGGGGGGAGCAGGCAGCCCCTCTGCCATGCAGCCCCAGACGCCCATGGACACAGACAAGCAGGCCATCTACAG GCACCCCCTGTTCCCTCTGCTGGCCCTACTCTTTGAGAAGTGTGAGCAGTCGACTCAGAGCTCGGACTGCGTCAGCTCTGCCAGCTTCAATGTGGACATTGAGAACTTTGTCCGCAGCCAGAAGAAAGAGGGCAAGGGCTTCTTCTGTGACGACCCAGACGTGGACAACCTG ATGGTGAAGGCCATCCAGGTGCTGCGTATCCACCTCCTGGAGCTGGAGAAAGTGAGCGACTTGTGTAAGGACTTCTGTAGCCGCTACATCGCCTGCCTGCGTACCAAGATGAACAGTGAGACCCTGCTGAGTGGAGGAGATACTGACagcccctgttcccctgtccagATACAG ACCTCCAGCCCACTCACAGGAACACTCAGCCCTCAAGGCATTGTGATGTCAGCCTCGGCCCTGCAGCAGGGCAACGTTACCCTGACAACAGTCAATTCTGCTGGCCAAGTGTTAGCAG GTGGTACAGTGTACCAGCCCATCACAGTAGTCACTcctcagggacaggtggtgggaCAAGCTATCTCACCCCAGACAATACGCATCAACAACACACAG ctccAGTTGCAGCTCAATCAGGACCTAAGCAGTTTCTTCACCCAGGAGGACAGCTCATCCAAGAGCAACAAGAGGGGGGTCCTGCCCAAATCAGCCACCAACATCATGCGCACCTGGCTCTTCCAACACATAGGG catCCCTATCCCACAGAGGACGAGAAGAAACAGCTTGCCATACAGACCAACCTGACCCTGCTGCAGGTCAACAACTG gttCATTAATGCTAGGAGGCGGATCCTCCAGCCCATGATGGACAGCAGTGCTTCAGACGCGCCCAAGAGCAGGAAGAGGACTCCCCAGAGCCggcccacccagcgtttctggcCCATGGCCAACAACATTGCCTCGGCCGGTGTAGGGCAGGAGGTGGCCATGGACGATGACG TTACCATGGTGACGATGGGCATGAGTGTAGACGAGCTGCAGACGCTGACCTCAGACAGTGCAACACTGGCCATGCAGCAGGTGATGATGGGAGGACACAGCGAGGAGGAGGACGGCGagagcgaggaggaggaggaggaggaggaagaagaggaggaggaggaggggggtgacaTGGCCGGATTGGAGTGA
- the LOC129840328 gene encoding transmembrane protease serine 3-like: HSIQVSGAEGTDPVRIEVESVSNEDLPIVEILTTFNASSLSSQTSGSFSQNLQDPHVPTAPLQEPPAPIPKSQGLLTPPSYLPSMRFIKVRPFMHGMEASEDTMTLHLCVKNFLSWLISGGSDDGLVETKTLWSQLLAHWLLLVIACGLLALSLALGIGLGVGVSCTGKFHCSTSTLCFARSAQCDGVSDCADGEDELQCVRLSGRSSVLQINSRGVWRTVCSTNWDHTLGYSACKQLGYSSYISSRSLPLSSVESAFQVNLVSVNLSHPDRQQTVKIHNTTFLSKTQCSSESVIVLKCLDCGSRPMFRSRIVGGNVSKPGQFPWQASLHYQNQHLCGGSIITPRWIVTAAHCVYGFATNTMLWAVHVGLTDQPVNGVLSRSLEKIIYHASYQPKGLNYDIALLKLTEPLTFNGLVEPICLPNYGERFEEGKMCWISGWGATVDGGETSVSMHSAQVPVLSSRDCSGPGVYQGAISPWLVCAGYLEGGKDSCQVSFRSGPQSSMHHLSKGQSVDKKHTAKTNG; this comes from the exons caCTCCATACAGGTGTCTGGGGCAGAGGGAACGGACCCGGTCCGTATTGAGGTTGAGTCTGTGAGTAACGAGGACCTGCCAATCGTGGAGATCCTCACCACCTTCAATGCCAGCTCCCTCAGTAGCCAGACCAGCGGCTCCTTCTCTCAGAACCTCCAGGACCCCCATGTGCCCACCGCTCCACTCCAGGAGCCCCCTGCCCCCATCCCAAAGAGCCAGGGCCTGCTCACCCcacccagctacctgccttccATGCGCTTCATCAAGGTCCGGCCCTTCATGCACGGTATGGAAGCCTCAGAGGACACAATGACTCTCCATCTATGCGTCAAGA ATTTTCTCTCATGGTTAATTTCTGGTGGTTCAGATGACGGCTTGGTGGAGACTAAGACTCTATGGAGCCAGCTCCTGGCACACTGGCTGCTGCTGGTGATTGCGTGTGGTCTACTGGCCCTGAGTCTAGCCCTAGGCATTGGGCTTGGAG TGGGAGTCAGCTGCACGGGGAAGTTCCACTGTAGCACATCCACTTTGTGTTTTGCCAGATCCGCGCAGTGTGATGGAGTCAGCGACTGCGCAGATGGGGAGGACGAACTGCAATGTG TGCGTCTGAGTGGGAGGAGCTCTGTGCTGCAGATCAACAGTAGGGGTGTATGGAGGACTGTGTGCTCCACCAACTGGGATCACACACTGGGTTATTCTGCCTGCAAACAGCTGGGATACTCCAG CTACATCAGTTCCagatccctgcctctctcctctgtcgAGTCGGCCTTCCAGGTTAACCTGGTATCAGTCAACCTGAGTCATCCAGATCGCCAGCAGACTGTCAAGATCCATAACACCACCTTCCTCAG TAAGACCCAGTGCAGCTCTGAGAGTGTGATCGTACTCAAGTGCCTAG ATTGTGGCTCCAGGCCCATGTTCCGGTCTCGTATTGTGGGAGGGAACGTCTCCAAACCAGGCCAGTTTCCCTGGCAGGCCAGCCTGCACTATCAGAACCAACACCTCTGTGGGGGCTCCATCATCACACCACGCTGGATAGTGACAGCAGCACACTGTGTCTACGG GTTTGCAACAAACACCATGCTGTGGGCGGTGCATGTGGGATTGACAGATCAGCCAGTCAATGGGGTGCTGTCTCGCTCTTTGGAGAAGATTATCTACCATGCCAGCTACCAACCCAAGGGCTTAAACTATGACATCGCTCTATTGAAGCTTACAGAGCCTCTTACCTTTAATG GTCTGGTTGAGCCTATCTGCCTGCCGAACTATGGGGAGAGATTTGAGGAGGGGAAGATGTGCTGGATCTCTGGGTGGGGTGCCACAGTGGATGGAG gGGAGACCAGTGTGTCCATGCACTCTGCCCAGGTCCCTGTGCTCTCCAGCAGGGACTGCAGTGGACCAGGAGTGTACCAGGGAGCCATCTCCCCTTGGCTTGTCTGTGCAGGCTACCTAGAGGGCGGCAAAGACTCTTGCCAGGTATCCTTCAGAAGTGGACCTCAGAGTTCCATGCACCATTTGTCTAAAGGACAAAGTGTAGACAAAAAGCACACAGCGAAGACAAACGGTTAA
- the LOC129840431 gene encoding homeobox protein PKNOX1-like isoform X1 gives MMEAQSASLDEYPEVDQVLVQMRVGADAEGDPEQSLTEGSEGGAGSPSAMQPQTPMDTDKQAIYRHPLFPLLALLFEKCEQSTQSSDCVSSASFNVDIENFVRSQKKEGKGFFCDDPDVDNLMVKAIQVLRIHLLELEKVSDLCKDFCSRYIACLRTKMNSETLLSGGDTDSPCSPVQIQTSSPLTGTLSPQGIVMSASALQQGNVTLTTVNSAGQVLAGMSPWHTTSTGGTVYQPITVVTPQGQVVGQAISPQTIRINNTQLQLQLNQDLSSFFTQEDSSSKSNKRGVLPKSATNIMRTWLFQHIGHPYPTEDEKKQLAIQTNLTLLQVNNWFINARRRILQPMMDSSASDAPKSRKRTPQSRPTQRFWPMANNIASAGVGQEVAMDDDVTMVTMGMSVDELQTLTSDSATLAMQQVMMGGHSEEEDGESEEEEEEEEEEEEEEGGDMAGLE, from the exons ATGATGGAAGCCCAGTCGGCATCTCTAGATGAGTACCCGGAGGTGGATCAG GTCTTGGTGCAGATGCGCGTGGGAGCGGATGCCGAGGGGGATCCGGAGCAGAGTCTGACCGAGGGAAGCGAGGGGGGAGCAGGCAGCCCCTCTGCCATGCAGCCCCAGACGCCCATGGACACAGACAAGCAGGCCATCTACAG GCACCCCCTGTTCCCTCTGCTGGCCCTACTCTTTGAGAAGTGTGAGCAGTCGACTCAGAGCTCGGACTGCGTCAGCTCTGCCAGCTTCAATGTGGACATTGAGAACTTTGTCCGCAGCCAGAAGAAAGAGGGCAAGGGCTTCTTCTGTGACGACCCAGACGTGGACAACCTG ATGGTGAAGGCCATCCAGGTGCTGCGTATCCACCTCCTGGAGCTGGAGAAAGTGAGCGACTTGTGTAAGGACTTCTGTAGCCGCTACATCGCCTGCCTGCGTACCAAGATGAACAGTGAGACCCTGCTGAGTGGAGGAGATACTGACagcccctgttcccctgtccagATACAG ACCTCCAGCCCACTCACAGGAACACTCAGCCCTCAAGGCATTGTGATGTCAGCCTCGGCCCTGCAGCAGGGCAACGTTACCCTGACAACAGTCAATTCTGCTGGCCAAGTGTTAGCAGGTATGTCTCCGTGGCATACCACCTCTACAG GTGGTACAGTGTACCAGCCCATCACAGTAGTCACTcctcagggacaggtggtgggaCAAGCTATCTCACCCCAGACAATACGCATCAACAACACACAG ctccAGTTGCAGCTCAATCAGGACCTAAGCAGTTTCTTCACCCAGGAGGACAGCTCATCCAAGAGCAACAAGAGGGGGGTCCTGCCCAAATCAGCCACCAACATCATGCGCACCTGGCTCTTCCAACACATAGGG catCCCTATCCCACAGAGGACGAGAAGAAACAGCTTGCCATACAGACCAACCTGACCCTGCTGCAGGTCAACAACTG gttCATTAATGCTAGGAGGCGGATCCTCCAGCCCATGATGGACAGCAGTGCTTCAGACGCGCCCAAGAGCAGGAAGAGGACTCCCCAGAGCCggcccacccagcgtttctggcCCATGGCCAACAACATTGCCTCGGCCGGTGTAGGGCAGGAGGTGGCCATGGACGATGACG TTACCATGGTGACGATGGGCATGAGTGTAGACGAGCTGCAGACGCTGACCTCAGACAGTGCAACACTGGCCATGCAGCAGGTGATGATGGGAGGACACAGCGAGGAGGAGGACGGCGagagcgaggaggaggaggaggaggaggaagaagaggaggaggaggaggggggtgacaTGGCCGGATTGGAGTGA